From the Mahella australiensis 50-1 BON genome, the window ATATCACAGCTGTATGTTCGGGGAAAGGCAGTAGGGCAAAATAATAGATATATACACCATGTTTTAGTAACTATTCAACTATACCACAGGCTTGATAACTGAATAGATAACATGTTTTGTATGCTTATGTCATTATATGTTGCACAGTATCATATACTTTCTAGGGTGATAATTATGTGGATTGTTATCAATAAAAACAAATTAATTGTATTTATAATATCGGCGATTACTATAATATGCATTCTGTCTATAGGAATATTCGCTAATGCTGCACATACGCCAAAGACACACTATATTGCGATTATTATAGATGATTTTGGCAACAACGGTGATGGAACAAAGGAAATGCTTGAATTGAGCATACCTCTGACAGCGGCAGTTATGCCCAATCTCCCCTATACTGAGCATGATGCAAATATGGCTCACGATGCAGGCCTTGAAGTAATCATGCATACCCCCATGCAACCAATCAACGGCAAACCCAGTTGGCTCGGCCCAAAGGGAATAACCACCGATTTACCCGATGATGAGATAAAAGCGCGTATAAACGAAGGCCTCGAGCAAATAAAATGGGCTATAGGAATGAACAATCACATGGGTTCAAAAGCTACCCAAGACAAGCGCGTCATGAAATCCGTCCTGGAAATAGCTAAGCAAAGGAATATGTTTTTTGTGGACAGCAAAGTTACTGCTAATTCCGTAATAGATGAAGTAGCTTCGTCTTTAAATGTACCGTGCGTTTCTCGAGATATATTCCTGGA encodes:
- a CDS encoding divergent polysaccharide deacetylase family protein codes for the protein MWIVINKNKLIVFIISAITIICILSIGIFANAAHTPKTHYIAIIIDDFGNNGDGTKEMLELSIPLTAAVMPNLPYTEHDANMAHDAGLEVIMHTPMQPINGKPSWLGPKGITTDLPDDEIKARINEGLEQIKWAIGMNNHMGSKATQDKRVMKSVLEIAKQRNMFFVDSKVTANSVIDEVASSLNVPCVSRDIFLDNSKNQHDIQKQLEKLGNIAVEKGYAIGIGHVGPEGGVVTAKAIRTEIPLLEKRGIQFTYISKVVDIAMSKK